The bacterium genome segment CATCCTTCACAGCAGGCTCAAAGGCAACCCCCATACGAACATTTTTCGTCGGACCATTTCCACTGAAACGGTGGCCAAAACCCTTGCCCTTGTGATGCTGGCGGCTTTCGTCGTCGGAGCAGGTCTTTTCTCTCTCATCCTGGTCCAGCATCCCGGGGCCTCGGCCCGCCAACACGACGATGTATTCCTGAAGTATTTTTTCGAAACCGTTTCAGCCTTCGGTACCGTGGGACTTTCAGTTGGGGCCACAAACCTGCTCAATACAGGGGGAAAGGTAATTATTATCGTCCTCATGTTCCTGGGAAGGGTGGGTCTCCTGACGGTGGCCTTTACCATCGCGAAGCGCCTGTCGCCCAAGGCGACGCGTTACGCCGAAGAAAATATAATGATCGGGTGACCACACTCGAGGGGAGAAATATGAAAAAGTTTTGTGTCATTGGTTTAGGGAATTTCGGTTACCACCTGGCACGCACCTTGTATGAGGATGGTCAGGAGGTGATAGCCATCGACCTGGACCAGGAAAGGGTTCAGAGGATCAGGGACCATTGTTCCGTTGCCATCCATGGGGATGCGGCCAACAAGGAGTTTCTCGCTGCCAATGGGGTCGAAGAGATGGACGCTGTCATGGTGTCTACCGGTGAGCGATCACATCTATCGACGCTCATTACACTGTTCCTGAAAGAACTTGGGGTAAAAAACATCCTGTCCAAGGCTATTGATGAGGACCACGGCAGAATACTTGAAAAAGTTGGGGCTTCAGAGATCATCCACCCTGAGAAAGACATGGCCATCAAGACTGCCCGCGCCCTGTCTTATCCCAACATCCTTGATTTCATACCCCTGGCGGAAGATTACTCCATCACTGAAGCCGCCGCACCCCGGAACTTCATAGGGAAAGACCTTATTTCACTGGATCTTCGCCGCAAATTCAAGGTCACGATTATTGCCCTCAAGGATGTTCT includes the following:
- a CDS encoding TrkA family potassium uptake protein gives rise to the protein MKKFCVIGLGNFGYHLARTLYEDGQEVIAIDLDQERVQRIRDHCSVAIHGDAANKEFLAANGVEEMDAVMVSTGERSHLSTLITLFLKELGVKNILSKAIDEDHGRILEKVGASEIIHPEKDMAIKTARALSYPNILDFIPLAEDYSITEAAAPRNFIGKDLISLDLRRKFKVTIIALKDVLSDQMVTAPSPDYVIKDSDILIMLGRSEDVVKALES